The following are encoded together in the Capsulimonas corticalis genome:
- a CDS encoding cytidine deaminase, giving the protein MREQSTMVTDLLQTDIDHAALVHDLKGEIVAAAREAQAAAYAPYSNFPVGAAVLLSDGTIYRGCNIENASFGLTVCAERVAIFNAIADGRMDIVAIALVTTATRLAKPCGACRQVIAEFSQADNPIMIVSTCAGDEICVEPISALLPDNFTLL; this is encoded by the coding sequence ATGCGCGAACAATCCACGATGGTGACGGACTTGCTGCAAACGGATATCGACCACGCCGCGCTGGTGCACGATCTGAAAGGCGAGATCGTCGCGGCCGCGCGTGAGGCGCAGGCGGCCGCCTACGCCCCCTACTCCAACTTCCCGGTCGGCGCGGCGGTGCTGCTGAGCGATGGGACGATCTACCGTGGCTGCAATATCGAGAACGCCTCGTTCGGCCTGACCGTCTGCGCCGAGCGCGTCGCGATCTTCAACGCCATCGCCGACGGCCGCATGGACATCGTCGCCATCGCCCTGGTGACCACCGCCACCCGCCTCGCCAAACCCTGCGGCGCCTGCCGCCAGGTCATCGCCGAATTCTCCCAGGCCGACAACCCTATCATGATCGTCTCCACCTGCGCCGGCGACGAGATCTGCGTCGAACCGATCTCCGCCCTGCTGCCGGATAACTTTACGCTGTTGTGA
- a CDS encoding Crp/Fnr family transcriptional regulator, protein MSPLIPYFMQVPVLAALPEETQKRLERIAEQRQYRRRQVIHFADQAGDFLFLLCSGRVKVSRVSEQGREVTLGLIEGSQLFGETGLLAENQPYELMAETLEDSMVCVFRRNDIIAALNETPAAAMEMMKLIAERRSQAETTVADLVFLEVPKRLSKLLLRLNEEYGSKTSRGGTLIKAKFTHQELANMIGSTRETTTLILNDFKRQGYIDFSGRKIVVRNTAELESIMRGTATK, encoded by the coding sequence TTGAGCCCATTAATACCATATTTCATGCAAGTGCCGGTCCTGGCGGCCTTGCCGGAGGAGACGCAAAAACGCCTGGAGCGCATCGCTGAGCAGCGCCAATATCGACGACGGCAAGTCATTCATTTCGCGGATCAGGCTGGAGACTTTCTTTTTCTTCTTTGCTCCGGCCGAGTCAAGGTCTCGCGTGTCTCTGAACAGGGACGTGAAGTTACTCTGGGATTGATTGAAGGCAGCCAGCTCTTTGGTGAAACGGGTTTACTCGCCGAAAACCAGCCGTACGAACTGATGGCGGAAACGCTGGAAGATTCGATGGTGTGTGTATTTCGTCGCAATGATATTATCGCAGCATTGAACGAAACCCCCGCCGCCGCCATGGAGATGATGAAGCTGATCGCCGAACGCCGCTCCCAAGCGGAAACGACGGTCGCCGATCTGGTTTTCCTGGAGGTCCCCAAGCGTCTTTCGAAGCTTCTGCTTCGACTGAACGAGGAATACGGCAGCAAGACGAGCCGAGGCGGAACGCTGATCAAAGCCAAGTTCACCCATCAGGAACTGGCGAATATGATCGGAAGCACCCGCGAAACCACGACGCTGATCCTGAACGACTTTAAGCGTCAAGGGTACATCGATTTCTCCGGCCGCAAAATCGTGGTGCGAAACACCGCGGAGCTGGAATCGATCATGCGCGGAACAGCTACCAAGTAA
- a CDS encoding energy transducer TonB has product MRRRKKEKPLLPKMIGVAVVIVAALLPLLAKLGAFKPNHGHRYDNVTLVKLPPVPKKPEPKKAPPKKKVAAKPHPAGHTASHAAPSHVARDTRNLPKVVASAAPAGTGGDSGVTNDGTGQVGQVPQPTAAPAAPVTPAPAPPVEPTPAPTPPPAPAPAPTPPPAPAPPPAPKIEPATVVSKTEPTIPDDLLDTDINTQFRAIFTIHADGSATVKTLESTGNDRLDALALEAARRWKFQPARKDGTPTESYLRLTVEFQVS; this is encoded by the coding sequence ATGCGTCGCCGAAAAAAGGAAAAGCCGCTGCTGCCGAAGATGATCGGCGTGGCCGTCGTGATCGTCGCGGCGCTGCTGCCGCTGCTGGCGAAGCTGGGCGCGTTTAAGCCCAATCACGGTCATCGATACGACAATGTGACGCTGGTGAAGCTGCCGCCGGTCCCCAAGAAACCGGAGCCGAAGAAAGCGCCGCCGAAGAAGAAGGTAGCCGCGAAGCCGCATCCGGCGGGGCATACGGCGTCGCACGCCGCGCCCAGCCATGTGGCGCGCGATACGCGCAATCTCCCTAAGGTCGTCGCCTCTGCGGCGCCGGCCGGAACCGGCGGCGACAGCGGCGTCACCAACGATGGGACCGGGCAGGTTGGACAGGTCCCGCAGCCGACCGCGGCGCCTGCGGCGCCCGTAACGCCCGCCCCCGCGCCGCCGGTCGAGCCCACGCCTGCTCCCACGCCGCCGCCCGCGCCAGCTCCCGCGCCCACGCCGCCTCCGGCACCCGCGCCGCCGCCCGCGCCAAAGATCGAGCCGGCGACCGTCGTGTCCAAAACGGAGCCGACGATTCCGGACGACCTGCTCGATACCGACATCAATACCCAGTTCCGCGCGATCTTTACGATCCACGCGGACGGCTCGGCGACTGTCAAAACGCTGGAATCGACAGGGAACGATCGCCTGGACGCGCTGGCGCTCGAAGCCGCGCGGCGCTGGAAATTCCAGCCGGCGCGGAAGGATGGGACGCCCACGGAAAGTTACTTACGGCTGACGGTGGAGTTTCAGGTGAGTTGA
- a CDS encoding ExbD/TolR family protein yields MMKIRARRQPEEAEIIIIPMIDTMMFLLMFFIVASLALAVQNGLPVNLPKASTGVQHSAQNVTLTLDSAGNLHLNTKAINVADETSELKTLGVTDSTLVIINADGRVTHGLVTTVMDNARKAGVERFAIATQ; encoded by the coding sequence ATGATGAAGATCCGCGCCCGCCGCCAGCCCGAAGAAGCCGAAATCATCATCATCCCGATGATCGACACGATGATGTTCCTGCTTATGTTCTTCATCGTCGCCAGCCTCGCGCTTGCGGTGCAGAACGGCCTGCCCGTCAACTTGCCCAAGGCCAGCACCGGCGTCCAGCACTCCGCGCAAAATGTGACCTTGACGCTCGATTCCGCCGGCAATCTGCATCTGAACACCAAAGCGATCAACGTCGCCGACGAGACCTCGGAGCTGAAGACCCTGGGCGTGACCGACAGCACGCTCGTCATCATCAACGCCGACGGCCGCGTGACGCACGGCCTGGTGACGACTGTCATGGACAACGCCCGCAAAGCAGGAGTCGAGCGGTTTGCGATCGCGACGCAGTAG
- a CDS encoding TonB-dependent receptor plug domain-containing protein encodes MRRIHARRWAVAATLLAALPCPAPCATPAGADAASPGDEIFDPKRAPVIVVKVTAKKHAAVPKQSGSTTTITAQSIENKANSSSFSSIIASSVAGAVQSSSGDLHIRGSHGQYTYYLDGAPLPSSVSGSFTDLIDPKNIETLKVYTGGFPSYYGGNLAAVFAVNAKAGRPGHPTGLFQQIVQGYETYETIGQTSGGVGRVSYFLSGIRGSTDRRLDPVSQTPLHDSGSDSVVFGKFDYQAGRNDKLTIDTAHTDSELQIPNEPDRQAIGQDDRQVENGTFANVIWKHDDARQSLLAAFYSHTSQLRYNGDPVHDLMASADNPDTSGLVSTFENQKANYAGVRTDYSVRVARRHTLGVGFDGQTVTGSEQFKILSGNGDAPVTDNHNIGGNDQSAYLQDDWTPGRWQINFGARYDVHKAVIESSQLSPRLNMTYAAGPHDHFHAYYDRLFQPTAFEDVRQLSGSTAIGNTVVTSIKPERDDFYEVGYQHDHSGVTTTLSAYYKTAKDVVDDTALGSTQITVPFNVEKGYVRGLEAAVDGPITHDLSGYANYARSWAKNAGAITGGIFSSDISPGYFYADHDQTDTAAVGLSYSHGSIGVNLDGEYGSGLPYGQDDAGNVNFLRVPSHFIFNGGLSVKSGHSEIEATVINLLNQPYVIKQASAFSGREWGQGRTFGVKFTQTF; translated from the coding sequence ATGCGACGCATCCATGCACGCCGGTGGGCGGTGGCGGCCACGCTTTTGGCCGCCCTGCCTTGCCCTGCTCCCTGCGCCACGCCGGCCGGCGCCGACGCGGCCAGTCCGGGCGATGAGATTTTTGATCCGAAGCGCGCGCCCGTTATCGTCGTCAAGGTGACCGCGAAGAAGCACGCCGCCGTGCCCAAGCAATCGGGCAGCACGACGACGATTACGGCGCAGTCCATTGAAAATAAAGCGAACTCCAGCAGCTTCAGCAGCATCATCGCCAGCAGCGTCGCCGGCGCGGTCCAGTCCTCCAGCGGCGACCTGCATATCCGAGGGTCGCACGGGCAGTACACGTATTATCTGGACGGCGCGCCGCTGCCGTCGTCGGTTTCCGGATCCTTTACCGATCTGATCGATCCGAAGAACATCGAGACGCTGAAAGTCTATACGGGCGGCTTCCCGAGTTACTATGGCGGCAACCTCGCGGCGGTGTTCGCCGTGAACGCAAAGGCCGGCCGGCCGGGACATCCGACGGGATTGTTTCAGCAGATCGTTCAGGGATATGAGACCTACGAGACGATTGGGCAGACGAGCGGCGGAGTGGGGCGCGTTTCGTACTTCCTGTCGGGAATTCGCGGCTCGACCGATCGGCGGCTCGATCCCGTCTCGCAGACGCCGCTGCACGATTCGGGGTCCGATTCGGTCGTGTTCGGCAAGTTCGATTATCAGGCCGGACGCAACGACAAGTTGACGATCGACACCGCGCACACGGATTCCGAGCTTCAGATCCCCAATGAGCCGGACCGGCAAGCGATCGGGCAGGACGATCGTCAAGTCGAAAACGGGACCTTCGCCAATGTGATCTGGAAGCATGACGACGCCCGGCAGAGCCTGCTCGCCGCGTTCTACAGCCACACCTCGCAGCTGCGTTACAATGGCGATCCCGTGCATGACCTGATGGCGTCGGCGGACAATCCCGATACGTCGGGTCTCGTCTCCACATTCGAGAACCAGAAGGCGAATTACGCCGGCGTGCGCACCGACTATAGTGTCCGCGTCGCGCGGCGGCATACCCTCGGCGTCGGGTTCGACGGGCAGACGGTGACCGGATCGGAGCAGTTCAAAATCCTGTCGGGGAACGGCGATGCGCCGGTCACGGACAATCACAATATCGGCGGCAACGACCAGTCGGCGTACCTTCAGGACGACTGGACGCCGGGCCGCTGGCAGATCAACTTCGGCGCGCGCTACGATGTGCATAAGGCCGTGATCGAAAGCTCCCAGCTCTCGCCGCGCCTGAATATGACCTACGCCGCCGGACCGCACGACCATTTCCACGCTTACTACGACCGTCTCTTCCAGCCGACGGCGTTTGAGGATGTCCGGCAGCTCAGCGGCTCGACGGCGATTGGGAACACCGTGGTGACGTCGATCAAGCCGGAGCGGGACGACTTCTACGAAGTCGGGTACCAGCACGACCACTCGGGCGTCACGACGACCCTCAGCGCCTATTACAAGACGGCGAAGGATGTCGTGGACGACACCGCGCTCGGCAGCACGCAGATTACGGTGCCGTTCAACGTCGAAAAGGGATATGTCCGCGGCCTGGAAGCGGCGGTCGACGGCCCGATCACGCATGATCTCTCCGGCTACGCCAACTACGCCCGGTCGTGGGCCAAGAACGCCGGCGCCATCACCGGCGGCATCTTTTCCAGCGATATCTCTCCCGGCTACTTCTACGCCGACCACGACCAGACCGACACCGCCGCCGTGGGACTCTCGTACTCCCATGGAAGCATCGGCGTCAACCTCGACGGCGAGTACGGCTCCGGCCTTCCGTACGGCCAGGACGACGCAGGGAATGTCAACTTCCTGCGCGTTCCGTCGCACTTCATCTTCAACGGCGGCCTCAGTGTCAAATCCGGACACAGCGAGATCGAGGCGACCGTGATCAATCTGCTCAATCAGCCTTACGTTATCAAACAGGCCAGCGCGTTCTCGGGACGGGAATGGGGCCAGGGACGCACTTTCGGCGTGAAGTTCACGCAGACCTTTTAG
- a CDS encoding MotA/TolQ/ExbB proton channel family protein: MNSFMTYMHQGGVMMYPLILCAIVAIGIILERMITFRKASSVDPEVLLDDVREATQSGDYAAAIRHMETFKTPLARIMASGLRNADRSAEAMEIAMAHEAANELPALENYLLGLKTIITIAPLLGLLGTIAGMISSFKQVAAGGLSSPTAVMSGVSESLISTATGIVVATAAVIFYNYFSNLIKRFVEDLEYYGDELTNLVTGRVVHS, from the coding sequence ATGAATAGCTTCATGACATACATGCACCAGGGCGGCGTGATGATGTACCCGCTCATCCTCTGCGCCATCGTCGCGATCGGGATCATCCTGGAGCGGATGATCACCTTCCGCAAAGCCTCGTCCGTCGATCCGGAAGTGCTGCTCGACGACGTGCGCGAAGCGACCCAGTCCGGCGACTACGCCGCCGCCATCCGCCATATGGAAACCTTCAAGACTCCGCTCGCCCGCATCATGGCGAGCGGCCTGCGCAACGCCGACCGCAGCGCCGAAGCGATGGAGATCGCCATGGCCCACGAAGCCGCCAACGAACTGCCCGCCCTGGAAAACTATCTGCTCGGCCTCAAAACGATCATCACGATCGCGCCGCTGCTCGGCCTGCTCGGCACCATCGCCGGCATGATCTCCTCGTTCAAGCAAGTCGCCGCCGGCGGCCTCTCGTCGCCGACCGCCGTTATGTCCGGCGTCTCGGAATCCCTGATCTCTACCGCGACGGGCATCGTCGTCGCGACGGCGGCCGTCATCTTCTACAACTACTTCAGCAACTTGATCAAGCGCTTCGTCGAAGATTTGGAATACTACGGCGACGAGCTGACCAACCTCGTGACCGGACGGGTGGTGCACTCATGA
- a CDS encoding histidine phosphatase family protein, whose product MKLFLLRHGQSQNNAGLTDHLDSDLTPLGEAQAERTGEHLATLGVDRIYVSPLRRTLQTIAPYCRIAHARAHLYPQVCEYFSPNYPAFKTFPGLSPTDLRKQFPFVDIDPASGCDDVWWPQQLENDDIIYARAVKVRESLKAQFGDTDAHLLIVSHSDVVGRLIEAFLRVPPVPDDPPWADNCSLGLLECDASDAPARLIYQNNTEHLKGVTANAS is encoded by the coding sequence ATGAAGCTTTTTCTCCTCAGGCACGGGCAGTCGCAAAATAACGCCGGATTGACCGACCATCTCGACAGCGATCTCACTCCTCTCGGCGAGGCGCAGGCGGAGCGGACCGGCGAGCATTTGGCGACGCTCGGCGTCGATCGCATCTACGTTTCGCCGCTGCGGCGGACTTTGCAGACGATCGCTCCGTACTGCCGCATCGCCCATGCCCGAGCCCATCTTTACCCGCAGGTCTGCGAATACTTCTCTCCCAACTATCCGGCATTCAAGACGTTTCCCGGCCTGTCTCCGACGGACCTCCGAAAGCAGTTTCCCTTTGTGGACATCGATCCGGCCAGCGGCTGCGACGATGTCTGGTGGCCACAGCAGCTGGAGAACGACGACATCATTTACGCCCGCGCCGTCAAGGTCCGCGAGAGCCTCAAGGCGCAGTTCGGCGATACCGACGCGCACCTATTGATCGTGTCCCATTCGGATGTCGTCGGCCGTCTGATCGAAGCGTTCCTGCGCGTTCCGCCCGTGCCGGACGATCCGCCGTGGGCCGACAACTGCTCGCTCGGGCTGCTGGAATGCGATGCGTCCGACGCCCCGGCGCGTCTCATCTATCAGAACAATACGGAGCACTTGAAGGGCGTCACAGCCAATGCGTCTTGA
- a CDS encoding sugar phosphate isomerase/epimerase family protein has translation MKIGIFTALFHDRPIEEALDIIAAAGIKAVELGAGAYPGSNHLDNMGGVEKLISDNGARKKLKKAIEDRGLTLDSLSVHGNALHPDKAIADDHHQAFVNAVLLAEKLEVGVVNGFSGCPGDNSRAKYPNWVTAAWPDEFRDILDWQWKKKVIPYWKAQNRFLKQHNVKFAIEAHPGFVVYNPETILKLRNAAGDQIGANFDPSHLWWQGVDPIAAIRNLGPAGAIFHVHAKDTRIDPINSGINGNLDVKSYGDIAARSWVFRSVGYGHDTFWWKEFVSNLLMIGYDGVLSIEHEDSMLSTSEGIKKAVETLEAAIVTEKPGAMFWAKD, from the coding sequence ATGAAGATTGGAATCTTTACCGCCCTTTTTCATGACCGGCCGATCGAAGAGGCGCTGGACATCATCGCCGCAGCCGGCATCAAAGCGGTGGAGCTGGGCGCGGGCGCTTATCCAGGCTCGAACCACCTCGACAATATGGGCGGCGTGGAAAAGCTGATTTCGGACAATGGCGCGCGTAAGAAGCTGAAGAAAGCCATTGAGGATCGCGGCCTGACGCTCGATTCCCTTTCGGTGCACGGCAACGCGCTGCATCCGGACAAAGCGATCGCCGACGATCACCATCAGGCGTTTGTCAACGCCGTCCTGCTGGCCGAAAAGCTGGAAGTCGGCGTCGTGAACGGCTTCTCGGGCTGCCCCGGCGACAACTCCCGCGCGAAGTATCCGAACTGGGTCACCGCCGCCTGGCCGGATGAGTTCCGCGACATTCTGGACTGGCAGTGGAAGAAGAAGGTCATCCCCTATTGGAAGGCGCAGAACCGCTTCCTGAAGCAGCACAACGTCAAGTTCGCCATTGAAGCGCACCCGGGCTTCGTCGTGTACAACCCCGAAACGATCCTGAAGCTGCGCAACGCGGCCGGCGATCAGATCGGCGCGAACTTCGACCCGTCGCACCTCTGGTGGCAGGGCGTCGACCCCATCGCCGCCATCCGCAACCTCGGGCCCGCCGGCGCCATCTTCCACGTTCACGCCAAGGATACCCGGATCGATCCGATCAACTCGGGGATCAACGGCAACCTGGACGTCAAGTCCTACGGCGACATCGCCGCCCGCTCCTGGGTCTTCCGCTCCGTCGGCTACGGCCACGACACCTTCTGGTGGAAAGAGTTCGTCTCCAACCTCCTGATGATCGGCTACGACGGCGTCCTGTCCATCGAGCACGAAGACAGCATGCTCTCCACAAGTGAAGGCATCAAGAAGGCCGTTGAAACCCTGGAAGCCGCCATCGTGACCGAAAAGCCCGGCGCGATGTTCTGGGCGAAGGATTAA
- the floA gene encoding flotillin-like protein FloA (flotillin-like protein involved in membrane lipid rafts) has product MEMLVPVVLLLIVALVLLSLFLKFVPVPLWINARAAGVEGVNPGSLIGMRLRKVPQDRVVNPLIAAVKAGVPVNVNQLETHYLAGGNVDRIVSALISAHRAQIPLSFEKAAAIDLAGRNVLEAVQMSVNPKVIETPVVAGVAKNGVEMKAFARVTVRANIDQFVGGAGEQTVLARVGEGIVTTIGSADTHKDVMERPDSISKTVLAKGLDAGTAFEILSIDIADVIVGQNIGARLQTDQAEADKKIAQAKAEERRSMAVAREQEMKAYTQEMQAKVVESQAQIPIAIAEALAAGRMGVMDYYNMRNIQADTDMRSGISKLSGGDADSGQSNTTGAQS; this is encoded by the coding sequence ATGGAAATGTTGGTGCCGGTCGTTCTGCTGCTCATCGTAGCCCTCGTTCTCTTATCGCTCTTTCTCAAATTCGTTCCGGTGCCGCTCTGGATCAACGCCCGCGCGGCGGGCGTCGAAGGCGTCAACCCCGGCAGCCTGATCGGCATGCGTCTGCGCAAAGTGCCCCAGGACCGCGTGGTGAACCCGCTGATCGCGGCGGTCAAGGCGGGCGTCCCGGTAAATGTCAACCAATTGGAAACCCATTACCTGGCCGGCGGTAATGTCGACCGGATCGTCAGCGCCCTGATCAGCGCGCACCGGGCGCAGATCCCCCTGTCGTTTGAAAAGGCGGCCGCGATCGATCTGGCGGGACGCAACGTGCTGGAAGCGGTCCAGATGTCGGTCAACCCGAAGGTCATCGAAACGCCGGTCGTGGCGGGCGTCGCCAAAAACGGCGTCGAGATGAAGGCGTTCGCCCGGGTTACGGTGCGCGCGAACATCGACCAGTTTGTCGGCGGCGCGGGGGAGCAGACGGTCCTGGCGCGCGTCGGCGAAGGCATCGTCACCACCATCGGCTCGGCGGACACGCACAAGGACGTCATGGAGCGGCCGGACAGCATCTCCAAGACCGTTCTGGCGAAGGGCCTGGACGCCGGCACGGCGTTTGAGATCCTTTCGATCGACATCGCCGACGTAATCGTCGGACAGAACATCGGCGCGCGCCTTCAAACCGACCAGGCCGAGGCGGACAAGAAGATCGCGCAGGCGAAGGCCGAGGAACGGCGCTCGATGGCTGTGGCGCGCGAGCAGGAAATGAAGGCGTATACGCAGGAGATGCAGGCGAAGGTCGTGGAGTCGCAAGCGCAGATCCCGATTGCCATCGCCGAGGCCCTCGCCGCCGGACGCATGGGCGTGATGGACTATTACAACATGCGCAATATCCAGGCGGACACCGATATGCGCAGCGGCATCAGCAAGCTGTCGGGGGGAGACGCCGACAGCGGACAGTCCAACACGACGGGAGCGCAGTCGTAA
- a CDS encoding TlyA family RNA methyltransferase codes for MRLDKLLVERGHARSRSEAEALIDQQMVCVKGKFGLKASAPVDETAEIEITGEVLPFVSRGGQKLAAALEKFGIDPAGKQCLDAGASTGGFTDCLLQNGAAHVFAIDVGRDQMVPQLREDARVTLRERVNVRDLTPDMFPGPFALIVADLSFISLTIAFPALAPLLTPDGDIVCLVKPQFEVGAERVGKGGIVRSPQLRTQALARVVAAAYGVGLAEFGRMPSPIRGGDGNEEFLLHLRPVAHVPR; via the coding sequence ATGCGTCTTGACAAACTGCTCGTCGAGCGCGGCCACGCGCGCAGCCGCTCCGAGGCCGAGGCGCTGATCGATCAGCAGATGGTGTGCGTCAAAGGCAAGTTCGGCTTAAAAGCGAGCGCTCCGGTGGATGAAACGGCCGAGATCGAGATCACCGGCGAAGTATTGCCGTTCGTCTCGCGCGGCGGCCAGAAGCTGGCGGCGGCGCTGGAGAAGTTCGGGATCGATCCGGCGGGCAAGCAGTGCCTGGACGCCGGCGCGTCCACGGGCGGCTTCACGGACTGCCTGCTGCAAAACGGCGCGGCGCATGTCTTCGCCATCGATGTCGGCCGCGACCAGATGGTCCCACAATTGCGCGAGGATGCCCGTGTGACGCTCCGAGAGCGCGTCAACGTGCGTGACCTCACGCCCGACATGTTCCCCGGCCCATTCGCGCTGATCGTCGCCGATCTCTCGTTTATCTCGCTCACGATCGCGTTCCCCGCGCTGGCGCCGTTATTGACGCCCGACGGCGATATCGTCTGCCTGGTCAAGCCGCAGTTCGAGGTCGGCGCGGAGCGTGTCGGCAAGGGCGGTATCGTCCGCAGCCCGCAGCTGCGCACCCAGGCGCTCGCGCGGGTGGTCGCCGCCGCTTACGGCGTGGGCCTGGCGGAGTTCGGACGCATGCCCAGCCCGATCCGGGGCGGCGACGGAAACGAGGAGTTTCTTCTGCATCTGCGCCCGGTTGCGCACGTTCCCCGGTAA
- a CDS encoding flotillin-like FloA family protein, translated as MYIYLPHLVLLLIVPILLILVLRFLSIGSWINAKAAGIQGVSLAALIGMRLRKVPPTRVVNPLIAAVKAGVPVNVIQLETHYLAGGNVDRIVSALISAHRAGIPLSVERAAMLDLQRVNVLEVVQASVAAQQVDPRLTATAE; from the coding sequence ATGTATATCTACCTGCCCCATCTTGTACTGCTTCTCATCGTTCCCATTCTTCTGATCCTCGTCCTGCGATTCCTCTCCATCGGGAGCTGGATCAACGCGAAGGCCGCCGGGATCCAAGGCGTCAGCCTCGCGGCTCTGATCGGGATGCGTCTGCGGAAAGTCCCGCCCACCCGCGTGGTGAACCCGCTGATCGCGGCGGTCAAAGCGGGCGTTCCGGTAAACGTCATCCAATTGGAAACCCATTACCTGGCCGGCGGTAATGTCGACCGGATCGTCAGCGCCCTGATCAGCGCGCACCGGGCCGGGATTCCCCTCTCAGTGGAGAGGGCCGCCATGCTTGACCTTCAGCGTGTGAACGTTCTTGAGGTCGTGCAGGCTTCCGTGGCGGCCCAGCAAGTCGATCCACGCTTGACCGCCACAGCCGAATAG